The genomic stretch CTCAAAGGGTCTACAGAAGAATCAAATTCGTCTGGATTTTGTATCGCGCGGAGGTAGTGTGATCGCAGAGACTCGTACGTCTTGCGCGCCTGACTGAGGTGGGTAGGCCATGACGAGCGGTCGAGCGTCTtgaagacgaggaagatCTAGCTATGGGATGAGCCGAGTGGGGGGATAGAGGGGTATAGCAGTTGCCACCTTCCAGCAGACAGATCGCAAGCCAGCCGTGATCTGGGGCTCCTTGTGTGAAGAGACATGAATCTTCAGGTCCGTCAGAGAGTGGAAGTCGTCCAACTGGCGCCAGTATTTCCTGTATGACATTAATAATTGTACGATACATGAGAGAAGAAGGCGTACGTGGCTTCGGCTACAGAGCGCATGGTGCAAAATTACAGCGCAGTGTGTGAGTACTGTGTCGGCTCCCAAGCGTACCCTGATGGTAGCTTGGGCTCGCGATATGCACCATGATGCGATGGCGCGCCGCGGGGCAACATGTGCCGATACGTCACGTGTATCACCTGTGTCATGGGCGAACTGTCAATTGCGCTAGGAACATCTGGGATGCAGTCTGTTGCGTTGCTAGGCGGCCAAGAACAGTGTTTGTTTGATGATTCAGCTGCAAAGGAGCATCACCAGCACAAGAATAGGTCACGACGTCACCATGACTTTCTAAACATGGATACGAGGATGCACGATGTGTAGCGTCTACCATTCCAATAGCGTGGTACGAAGCCACCTTGTCGAGTTTTTGCACACTATTCTGGCTAGGAACGGGAGCGCATCGCATGTTGCATGGCACTGTGGATAGCAGATGGTGCGGGATGCTTGCCATGGTCCACGATAGATTACCATCTAAACTAGAGGCCAGTGGCGGCGCGCGTGGCATGACATGCGCCGGTGTGGCGCAAACTATGCTGCGATTTAATCTCCTCTCTCCAACAGTCtgggtggtggtgttgttCAGCTGTCGGGGCGACGGTGGCTGGCTGGGGGTGGTGGGAATTGCAGCTTCGGCGCGTCGGCGATGGTTTGCAGTGACTAAGCGGGCATAAGCTCCTCACATGACGGTGGTCCAGGTATGTTCGGTACCAGGCACGCATTGCATCACGCATCACGGCTTCGGCCGATGTGACCATGAGCGTTTACCGCCAGTCTTTCTTTGCCGGTACTGCATGTCGCTGGCCTTCGATGACTAGGCGGTCCATGAGGCCGGGGGCTAGAATGTCCTGTCGGAAGCGGTCCTGCTGCAGTAACTCGAGTGCACGGAGCGTGGGGCCCGGGTGACTGGGAGACAACATCAGCATCAGCATCGGCATCAGCATCAGCAAACATGGAATTTGGTCAGTGCACTGGAGGTTTGCTGTAGCGCAACGTACTGGAGAAATTTTGCATACTTTGGCTCCTTGAAGTACTGTAGGTAGCCGAGGTATGCGACGAATTCGGGCTTGTCAAGCGTCTTCTGCTGGGCAAGATAGTTGAGATAGACGGGATTGGCAAGGCACTGGACAAACTAGGCGGTGTTAATGAAGATAAAACAGGGGCTAATGACCCAGGCGGTATAGGGGAAATGTGCACACCTCTAGCTCGAGCTCGAAGCGTGAGAAACCTCCTAGGCCCGGGACGTCTTTGAGGGAGTGTTCAGAAGCCATGTTGTTTGGGGTGCAGTGTGCAGGACAAGGTCGAGGTCGAGGTCGGTGTTGTCG from Pyrenophora tritici-repentis strain M4 chromosome 1, whole genome shotgun sequence encodes the following:
- a CDS encoding SOH1, Rad5p-binding protein, which gives rise to MASEHSLKDVPGLGGFSRFELELEFVQCLANPVYLNYLAQQKTLDKPEFVAYLGYLQYFKEPKYAKFLHHPGPTLRALELLQQDRFRQDILAPGLMDRLVIEGQRHAVPAKKDWR